AAGTCTTTAGTCAATGGAAATTCATATCTCACTTGAGGGGTTCTAGTCATAGCAACTCCCGTAGGTCCATTGAAGTCAACCGTAGCCGGCACTGCCGTCACATTGGTAAACAAAGACCAAGTTTGGCCTATCAATAATCTACCAAAACTTCCATATGCATGCCGTATTCTAAATCCATTCTGCCCGGCGAAATCAGTCTCCAGCCTTATAAACACATCGCCTTTCACCGTCTTTCGAGTGACTTCAAAACCCAAGCGAGTTTGGCTAAGCGTACTATTATAATTCGGAATATTTCTCTCAGATTTGCTTACTGGAATTTGAGCTGTGATAAACGCATTCTTATTGGCTAGCAACCTGTCGTCATATAATGTCAATAACCTCACAGATCCTAATATACGCATCTGCATGGTCTTATCCGATGTGAGTATATAGAGTCCTCTATCTCTAGGAATATCTAAAGGCTCAAGCTGATGTTGATTGGGACTTACGGCAAACCTGCCTGTCAAGGTATCGTTTTTAGGCAACAATTTTATCAGTGTAGAATCCGAAACACCTTGGGAATATGCCACCCAAGGCGCCAAGCTGATAATAAAAATAAAAAAATGTTTCAAGCCCATATCAGACGAAGTATTGTATCGTCTTTAGCTTGATTCAAAACTTAGACCAAGTTATAAAAAGCCACGTCAAATTTTATAAATCAACTTCTTCCCAAAGTGGATATTTGTCTGCTATTTTTTTCATGCTTTTCTTATCCATTGAGTACAAAGCGATAAAGTAATCGCATATCAAATTTCTCATTTCAAGCTCTGTCAATTCTTCGCCATAATTGTCCTGCAATGATTCAAACTCGATAAATACAGCATCGTCAATTCTTGGATTCAGATTTTTCAGCAAAGTCCACATTTCAGTAGACTCAAAAGCTTTCATTGGCATATAAAACCAATCCACATAATCCAAGTCAAAGACCTCATTTTGTTCTGCAACGCATTGCCAAGCTTCAAGGTACTTCTCCAGATCATTCTTAGCTCCATATACTCTTGCCGCAATCAACCAATGAAACAACTCAAGTTCTTCTTCCTCTATATTTTCAAAAGCTGAAAGAATTTGCTCAAAATCTCCTTTAGCCAGCATCTCATTCCATTGCCAAGCTTGATCTTCCTTATCAAAAAGGGGCCTCTCATCATAATTGACAGCATCAGTGATCATCTGCTTGTCATTCCAATATGACTCATTATCGCTATCGAGATCTATCGCCAAAGAAATGTTTTTCAAAGCTTCCGAATACTCACCCAATTGATATTGAGCATGAGCCATGTCTGCTATAGCCTCGGAACTCTTAGGATCTAGTTTCACTGCTTTGAAATACGCCCTTTTAGCTTCTTCTGGAGCTAAATTCAATAAATGTATTTCGCCTATCATGCTCCAGCATTGTGACAATAACAATCTTTGCGATGAGATCTTTTCATCCAATAACTCCACAGCTGGAATCAATTGAGAGGCAAACCAATCATAACCTTTCCAATAAGCCCATGACACGCCTTTTTCTAGCAATTCACTGACAACCTTGTTTTCCATATCTTTCGAATTCTTTCGAGATGCAATTCGCTATGTAAAAAAAGCATTTTCATTTGAATAATCAAATTCCTGCAATAAATATAACTTTTTCTACTTCAAAAATAAAAATAAACACTCAGCAAGCGTTCAACCCAAAATATAAGCATATATTGCAGTCTATCTAACTGATTTTCGATATTAATAATAATTATCATGCCTGAAGAAGCCATACTCGCTTGGTCGCAAGAGCCAATGCCTAATGGAAAAATCTACCAAATATCAGACCTGAACAAACTTTCTGAAATTTCATCACTTTTCGGATTTTGCAAAAATAACACAGCCCATATCACTCCTGATGGATGGAGACACCTGATTATCAACTTCAAGCTTGAAGATCTTCAATCCGCTGACGCAAACATTCATTGGCTAATGGAAGAGAAAGAAAATGATATCGGAGAATTTTGCTGTTCATTGTATTTCAAGGCGATGATTTCAGGCTATTATCCGCCTACAAACGATTTTGGCGACTTTGATCAAGAAAATAATACGTTTCTTTTTCTAGACGGATCAAAATCCAAAATCGATTGGTCCTTGATTTACGACAATGCTTCCATCAACTCTTAAAAGCAAACATGCAACTGATTTAAATAGGCTGTTTGGACAATCTCCTTGTGATAATACGTTTTATTTTATGATCTTTGCAGATTGAAAATAGAATGACGATGGAAAAAGAAGCTTTTGAGATAAAAAAACTGACAAAAAAAATTCGCAAATCCGTATGGAAAGCTCATGAAGATTTCCAAATGATTGAGAAGGGAGACAAAGTGATGGTCTGTCTGTCAGGTGGAAAAGACAGTTACACTATGCTTGACGCGCTGATGCATATGCAACTAGTTCGCAAGGATTTCGAAATTGTAGCGGTCAACCTTGATCAAAAGCAACCTGGCTTTCCCGAAGAAGTATTGCCCAATTATTTGGAGGGCTTGGGTGTCGATTTTAAAATCATAGAGCGAGACACTTACAGCATAGTCAAGGAAAAGGTCCCTGAGGGCAAAACCACATGCAGCCTTTGCTCAAGACTAAGAAGAGGCACTCTTTACACTGCCGCGGAGGAATTAGGTTGCACAAAAATCGCTTTGGGACACCACAGGGAAGATATTCTGGAAACGTTTTTCCTTAATTTGTTTTTTAGCGGCAAGCTTGAGTCAATGCCTCCAAAATACAAAACCGATGATGGAAAACATGTAGTCATTAGGCCTTTGGCTTACTGCAAAGAAGCTGATATTATTGAATATTCAAACCATATGCAATTCCCAATTATCCCTTGCAACCTTTGCGGATCTCAACCGAATCTCCAAAGACAAGTAGTCAAACAGATGCTCAAAAAATGGGAAGAAACATACAATGATCGAAACGAAATCATGATGAATGCCTTGAGCAATATCTCTCCTTCTCACTTGCTCGACCATGATCTTTACGACTTTGTCAACTACGAAATGAAAAAGAAAGAACTGCATGTCGATGACAAGCAACAAATAGAACTTTAAATATTAAAAGCCATTCATCAACCTTTGAATGGCTTTTTTTCATACAAACGCATTTTATTTCCCAATCAAATAAATCGCCAGCAACGCCATTACTATCCCTAGCCAATTCAGTTTCGAATATTTTTCCTTAAAAAAAGCGAATCCAGCTATCACGGAAAATGCGACAACACTCATATTCCTTACAGGAAAAATAGTGCTGCTATCCCAATCAGGAACACCCAAAGCTTTGATTAAAAAGTATATTGAGCCAAAATTAAACATCCCCAACAACAAACCTCCAATCACATTTTTCAACTTCACTTTCTTGGCTTTCCAAAAAATGTTATAAGCCTCCACTGCTACACCTATCATACCCGCCACTAAGAATGTGCTGGCTAAAAAATATTCATTATGTCCTTCATTAATATGAAGCTTTTTCGCAACATTGAATGTCGTATCCAAAACACCCGCCAAAAGAAACAGTAAAAATGGCAAATATGTATATTTTCGATCAAAGCCACTGCTTTTTGAGGAAATAGAACTCAATATCACCCCTAATACAGCTAATACGATCCCCAAACCTTTAAGCCATGGAATACTCTCGCCAAAGTAAAATACCGCATGGATCACGACTACTATTACAGCCATCTTGCTCGCAACCTGCGTCACGCTGATTCCCACTTTTTGAGCCGTTAAGCCCATGATGAAAAAAGTGCCTATAAGCATTGCTCCAATAGCGACCGAATACAAAGCCCATTGCGGCTGCATAAAATGGGACGGACTAAATTCATTGCTGGACAGCATTACACCCAAGAAAAGAGCCATGAAATAATTGACTACTATTGCCTGAAAAGTATCGATTTCCTGTTTCTTAAAAACCTTGAAAGTCGCCCCATTTACTACCGAGAACATTACGCTCAACCACAAAAATTCCATGCTAATTATTAATAAAGTTATGACTTCTCAAAATTAGCACCTTATATCTTATTTCCGCAACAAGTCATTCCAATTAAAACATAAAATTCACCCTTTCACAGCTTTCCGTAAGTTTAAAACAACCATCCAGTATGTAATGAAAACACTTCCCACTACCGTTGGGGCAAACCAATTCCATAAATTCGGCAAAATATTATTTACAACCAAAAAAGCGGTACAAGCTGCAATATACCCTCCCATCATTTTACCCAGATGAAGTTTCAGCCAATTTCTGCGAGCCAAAGCCCTTCTTTTGAACACCTTCAAATCCCTCATACCAAAAGAGAAACCAATTCCTCCAAAAGCTGCTAATACCACATTTACCTTTCCAGAAAAAATAAATGGAACAAAAACCATGGCCAACCCCATCGCGACAATAAAGTAGGCCATTATCTTGTCAAAAAAGAAATCATGCGAAATACTTCTAAACCATAAACTCCGATAACCGCTAATCAAAAAATAAATGGAAAATAAACCTATCGCAAAAAGAAACATGCTCTCATGGCCCGGAATTACTGAAACTGCCAAAGCCAATAAAGCAGAGGACAGCATCGTGTAAAAAAACATGCTTCCGGACTTTCTGTGAACCTTTTTTCCTTTGTTAGAAACTATCGCTAGGCTTCCTGATATCAATGCCAAAACTCCTAAAAATGCGTGAATCATTATCAGCGGTTTTGCTAATGTTTCCCAATTCATAAAAAATCTTTTAAATAAAATTCAATAGCAAAATAATAAACTAAGATTAACCAACCATTAAATCAAATAGGCAATAATTTACATTCTTGACTTTTTAGCTTCTTCAAGAACCATACTTCTTTATCAATATCAGAATGCTTTTACAGCGCTATTTTACGGAATTGAAAATTTTTCGATTATGATTTTATTAATGTAGAATTTCAAACGTTTGCGTAGAAATTTAGTCCAAATCAAATCATAAGGTTTCTATCTAATACTTTTCTGCCATATACTTATATAAACATCATCACTACTTAACTTTTAACCAATTTTTTTAACATGAAAAGACGATTTTTACTCTTATTGATTTGCTTTGCATTAGGGCAGCTAACACCTATCAAAGCACAAGACTATTGGTTTGAACCTTCAAATGCAACAGTTAATGATGAATTAACAATATACTTAAGAGCCAGCAATCGCTCTTCAGTGAATATGTACGCAGGGGTACGTGTAGGATCAAGCACATTTCAATATATTAATAACAATGACTGGAATAGCACTCCTTCGCATTCATTTTTTGAGGAAGATCCCAACCAAACAAATGTTTGGAAAAAAACCATCAAACCATCTTCATACTTCGGCGTTCCTGAAGGAACAGTTGTAAAGGGCATAGATATCATATTTAGAGAAGGCTCATCTAAAATCATCGACGCTGATTTATTCCTTGATTTGGACGACGCTCAAGTAAACGCTCCTTCAATTTGGTTGGAATCATCTCCTGAAAAGCCATTAATCGACCAAGAGGTCACCATTACATTCAGGCCTTCAGAAGCACCTGGCGGAAGCTTAAGAAATGCTGAAAGAATTTTTGCGCATACCTGGGCTATAACATCTGGACCTGACAGCAATAATGCCGACTATGAAGGGCAAGCTCATTGGGGGGACAACACCAAAGGCGAATTCAAAAACAAAGGAGACGGCGTTTGGGAATTGACTTTCACACCTCGTGATCATTATAATATTTCAGATCCTTACGCTTCCTTGTTTAAGATAGGTTTCGTCTTTAGAGATGAGACAGGTGCAAATCAACAAAAAACAGCTGAAGGCGAAGATATCTATTTGCAAGCAGATCCTGGTTTCTACATTACACAAAACGAACCCCTGAAAAATAAAGTCAGTATAAAAAAAGGTGAAACGGTTGACTTAAAATTCACAGCTATCGAAAATAGCAATTGGGAGGTCATTTTAAATGGAGAAAGTGAACATACTGTTGATAATGCTACAAGTCTAAGTCATTCCATAACCTTTTCAGAAAAAGAAGATACAGAAATCATAGTAAAAGCATCAACATTAGAAGGCGAATACACACAAAAAACAATCGCAGTCAATGTTTTCGAAGAAAAGATCGCTGAATTACCTGCTTGGGCATACTACGGCAACCAACCTCGCATGGGCATTATTTATCACAATGGACTTAATTCAACAGAAAACGACCCAAGTAAAACAACTCTTGTTCTTCATACACCTACAAACGTAACTTATAAAAGTGGCACAGGAGAAGTATATGGAGTTCAAAGCATTCCAAATAAAGAAGTCGTCAATGTTATTGGAGATTTTAATAATTGGATGGTAACCGAAGAGTATCAAATGTACAACACCCCTGATGGCAATTATTTCTGGATAACCATCGAAAATCTTGAAGCTCAGAAACCTTATGTTTTTCAATATTTAATTGATGGAGATCTTCATATAGCAGATCCTTATGCAGAACACATCGTTGACAGCGATGACAGTTATATCCCTGAAAGCACATTTCCTTCTTTGCCTGAATACCCTCATGGAAAAGCCTCTGACAGAGCATCCTTGATTCAAACAGGAATGGGAAATTACGCATGGCAAATATCAAACTTCCAACCTGTAAGCCACAATTTGCTGAATATTTACGAACTCCACTTTAGGGATTTTACGGAAGAAGGCACTTACAAGGCTGCTATGGCTAAATTGCCATACCTCAAAGACATGGGAATCAATTGCATTCACGTTATGCCTATCAGCGAATTTGAAGGAAATGACAGCTGGGGTTATAATCCTAATTTTTATTTCGCTCCTGATAAAGCTTACGGGACAAAACAGGATCTTAAACAATTCATCGACGAAGCTCACAAAATGGATATTGCGGTGATAAATGACTTGGTATTAAACCATTCATTCCATTCAAGTCCATTCTCAAGAATGTATTATAACGACATTGACAACAAACCTGCTCCATACAACCCTTGGTATAATGAAGATCACAACTTTGATGAACCAGCTGCTCATTGGGGAGTTGATTTCAACCATACCAGTGAGCACACTCAAGCATTAGTCGACAGTGTCACAAACTTTTGGATGAGCGAATACAAGTTTGACGGATTTAGATTTGACTTCACCAAAGGTTTCAGCAATACCCATTGGGTTGGCGAAGGCAATTGGGGAAGCGACTATGATCAAGATCGTGTAGATATTCTAAAAAGAATGGCTAATAAAGTCTGGAGCAATCATCCGGGCAGCATTGTATGCTTCGAGCATTTGGCTAATCAGACTGAAGATTCCGAGCTTGCAAATCATGGTATTTTGATGTGGAGCGGAGCAGGCCTTAATTACAACTATTCAGAAATGGCTAAAAACAATTTCAAGAATATAGATATTTCTTCTGCCTATTATAAAAATGTCGGATTTAATTTACAAAATTGGATGTCCTATATGGAAAGTCATGATGAAGAAAGGTTGGCCTTCAGAGCTGTAAATGAGGGAAGAAACCTAAATTCGTCTAACAACTTCAATGGTGGAGCAAATGACAATCAACTGCAAATTATCATTCCAAGGCTTCAGGCCACTGCCACATTCAACCTCTTGTTACCAGGACCAAGAATGATTTGGCAATTTGGAGAGTTAGCCTATGATTATTCAATAAATTATAATGGAAGAACTGGCAGAAAACCCGTGAAATGGGAATATTTCGAACACCCCGAAAGAAAAAAACTATACAGAACCTATGCTGACTTGCTTAGCTTAAGAAACAACTACGATCTTTACGTAACAGCTGATCAAAATCAAGATTTTGACCTAGCCCAAGGGCATAAACGAACTACACTCAATTCAAGAGACAAAGGCGAAAGCGGAAACGCTACCTTCCAAGTCATAGCAGTCGGAAACTTCATGGAGGAAACTCAAGATATTACTCCTTACTTTGGCTCTACTGGCACCTGGTATGACTTTGAAACGGGAGATAGCTATGAAGTAACTTCCACTGACCAAACTGTTCGCTTGGAAGCAGGAAGAGCTAGAGTATTCATCAGCAAAAAGCTTAAAAAAGCCAATCTACACAACCCTGTGATCGTTGATCATCAAGAAGATATGATGCTAACCGAAAGAGGCCAATCTTTTGATATCGACCCTTCATGGTTTACTGTCGAAGATGAAGACAATGACTTAACCACCGCTTTTAATCTCACAATTCTTAACGGCGAGGGCTATACATATGATAATTTCACTATCACTCCTGATAATGAGTATTTTGTTGGTGATTTGAACGTAAATATCGTAGCTAGCGATGGCGAAAGGCTTAGTGATCCATATACATTCAGTCTTACATATGATGGCGAAAATGTTCTTTTCATAAGAGTAAAAGATCAAACATATACATATGGCGATCCTGAGCTTGTTCACGAGGTTGCTTTTGAAGGATTTGTGGATGATGATGATGAATCCATTTTAGAGGGAGAATTAGTTTATATGATTGAAAACGATAAAATAAAGGCTTCCGGACTAACCAGCGACAAATACGAACTTGCATATGTGGATGGCAAATATACTTTTGTCAAAAAGCTCCTAAATGTTAAAGCGGAAGATATTACAGCTATCGAGAATGGAGAACATCCTCCATTAGCAATCACCTATGACGGTTTTGTCAATGGTGAAAATGAAAATGACCTTGACAGAAAGCCTGAAATATACTTTGATGGAGTTTGGCCACTTGCAAAAGGAGTATATACCCTCACAGTCGCAGGAGCTGAGTCTGAAAATTATGACTTTGAGTATGAAGACGGCAAGTTAATCGTCCAAGGAGCAACTCCAATTATAGTGACTGAATGGCCTATCATTTCGAAAGGAGTTTACGGACAAAAATTATCGGAAATATCGTTTACAGGAGGCGAAGCGAATATGGATGGTTCATTTGAATTTGTAGACAAAGACGAGATACTCAATGCTGGAATTTATTCAAATGTGACTATGCAATTCATAGCAGACGATGAAAGTGCTGGAAGTCTTAAAGGCTTCGTTGCCCTTGAAATCGAAAAAGCTACTCAAACTATTGAGATCACAGATACTCCTCAAAGCTTAAGAATTGGCGAGTCGTTTGAATTATTCGCGAATACTAACAGCGGGCTGGCTGTAAGCTATGAATCTTCTGATGAAAGCATCATTAGTGTTGACGGCAATATTATCATAGCTCATCAAGAAGGAGAAGCTACGATTACTGCTCTGCAAGAGGGCAATGACAACTACCTTGAGTCAAGACTTGACTTTACTGTAGATGTCGAAAAACTGACAAATATAGAAAGCCCTGATCAAATGTTCATCTATCCTAACCCTGCGAACAATATAATCTTCGCGAAAGGGATAAAAACAAATATGGAATATGTGATTTATGACATGAATGGAAGAAGCTTGATAACAGGCCTACTAAAGAGCAATCAAGGCATCAGCATTTCATCACTAAGAGCAGGAGTTTATATGCTTAAACTTTCAGACAATAGCGTACATAAAATAATAAAAAAGTAGATTAACCAATAAGTAAGCCTAAAGCCCGAGAACTCAAATTATAGAGCTCGGGCTTTTTTAATTTCAACCCTATCATTTTATCTTTTAACATCCAAATAAATTAAATCCCGTATACCAAAAAACTAAAAGCAAACTGATGATTATTGAATCCACCAACCAATTATTCGAAATAAGCACAGAAGAGCTCTCTGTATGGGAAAAAAGACCTCACAAGCAAAACTTCTTTGAAATAGTATATATAGAAAAAGGATCAGGCCTCCAATGCGTCAACGAACATGAATTTGAATACCATGGAGGAAATATCTTTTTACTGCCACCGCTGGACTGCCATTCTTTTATTATCAAGCAAACTTCTATTTTTCATTTCATTCGCTTCACTGATCACTTCTTCATGTCTGACAGTGGATTTACAGACTATAAAATTTGGTTTGATCAGATGGCTCACATTCTAGCCAACTACAACAAGATTCCCGGAGATATCATCTCAACTCCAAGAGAGCGCGACTACATTGTCAACAGCATCAATTTTATCCAAAATGAATATTCGAATATCGACAGCTACTCGAATTCTATCATAATGGAAATCATGGCTTCAATTGTCAACATATTGGCTCGTAGCATAGAGAAAAAGTATATTGAACAAAACGATCAATTGGACAAGCGATTCGGAGAAATACTCAGATTTATCAATTCTAACATATTGGAAAATGACAAGCTTCGCGTATCATCATTAGCCGAAAATTTTAATATTTCCAAAACCTATTTTTCCGAATATTTCAAGAAGCAAGCCGGCATCAGCCTTGCGGAATACATTTTGAATTCAAAACTCAAAATCGCGGAAACGAAAATACTTCACACAAAACTGTCTCTCAAAGAAATCGCCTATCAATTGAATTTTACAGACAGCAGCCATTTATCCAAAGCATTCAAAAAGAAAAATGGCGTCACCATCAAAATGTTCAAGGCTAATCCTCACAGCATTTATCAAACTAACTTAAATCAATAAAGCACCTGCTTGTAATCAAATGCAAATCTCTGGTTTCCAATAGGTATATATAGCTTGTAATACTCAGCTTTTATATTTCGTTTGATAAAAATCTGTCCTTTAATCGTATAGCCAGACTCGACATCCGTTCTCCTAAGGGTGGAATTTACCCAAAAACTTTTTTGAGAATTCAATGAATACACATGTTCTTCTCTCCGGTCACTTTCATCATTCAAAAACTCCAAATGTTCTTGACGCTCGTTGAATTCCTTGTCTCTTTGTTCTTCTGTCTTTTCTTCAGTAAGAGTCGCTGCATCCTCCACTATGTCCAAAGTCACTGAAAATAAACTGTAAAGCACATGATTTGCTTGAGCAGCCTTTCCCGCTTCGATTTTTTTATCCAATTCCAATATTTTCACTTCAGGGTCAATAGCAAACCGCAAAGCTCCTATATCTGTAGTGTCCTTGTCCAAAGCAACATAATAGCATTGATTTGGAGAGATGCATACTGATTTATCAGAATTGTTTATCAACTCAATATCAAAAACCAAAGTCTCTCCATAACTTTCGGTATAAGCAACTCTTAATTCTATTCCATTTTTATTCTGAGATGAGACTTCATTGCCAAAATACCAACTTGTCGTTCTATTCAATGCTTTTAATCTGGAAACTGGCTGAGCAGAAAAACATGAAGACACGCTCATGCTTATCAAAGAAAAAATCAAAAAACTATATATTATTCTCATATATAAACGCTAAAAGACTTAACCAACAACCCTAAGTTACATTATAAATTCATAAAATTAAATTATAGCCATTTTTTTTATTAAGTATTTTTTCTTGCTTTCAACAAATTAAACCTATCCAACAATGAATAATATCTTTTTTGAAAATTGCATAATTTCTTCAAATCAGCTTGTTTAGAATCATTTAAAACTAGATATTCGTGGCATCAAAAGAATATTAATTCTAATCAATAAATGCTCAAAGGCTCAATTAAATATCAAATAATCTATTTGATGGCAATCACATTTGCCTTGGCCTTGTCATATCTTAACAAATCAAGCTTTCATTACCATGAATCTGAAAGCGGCATTGTAATACACACTCACTTTTACATTGCGGATGGCGATGAAAACCCCGGGGAACCTGCTGACCATGAACACAGCAATGAGCTTCTTCATTATTTAGAGTTTTCGGAAAGCGCAATATCATCAATTACCTGTGTCAATTATACTATCGAATTTATAGAGCATTTCCATGCTCATACAAAATCGCTTTATAACACAGCGATCTATTTTTCAAAGCTTTTTCACGTCCTCCACTATCACGGACCTCCTCAAAGCGCGAAATAATTTTCATTTAAACTACAGGACAATTACCGTCCAGTAACACACTATACTTTTACTTACCACTTTTTGTCGCAATAACTGGATAATTTTCAGATTTACTTAGCGTCAATTAAACATTCTAATTTCTATCACTAATGCAATACAAAAAACTAATTTGCATGTTGGTTGCATTTGCGTATGCTTTTACTTCATATGCAGACGGCAATCTAAAAGGACATATTGTGTCAAAAAATGAGCAAGAACATGTTTCTTACGCCTCCGTATTAATCAAAGACCTGAATATCGGTGGATCTACCGATGAGCAAGGGCATTTCACCATCAACAACATTCCAGAAGGTACGTACACAATTATCATCTCCGCTTTAGGATATAAAACCATCGAAAAAAGCGTCACAATAAAAGATGATAATACTGCTGACATACATTTTAACCTCGAAGAGGATTTATTCAAAATGGAAGATGTCGTTGTATCCGCAACTAAAACCAGCAGAAGCCGAAAGGATATCTCAGCAGTGGTCAATGTACTGGATATGAGCACATTTGAAAACACTTCTTCTGTCAATCTCGCCGAGGGACTTAACTTTGTACCGGGAGTTAGAACTGAAACCACATGCGGAAATTGCGGTTCCACTTCATTGAGGTTAAATGGCCTTGAAGGTTCATACACTCAGATCTTGATGGACAGCAGGCCTGTTTTCAGTGGCTTGGCCGGCGTATACGGACTTGAGCAAATTCCTGCTTCCATGATCGAAAGAGTCGAAGTTGTCAGAGGCGGAGGTTCAGTACTTTTTGGCAGCAACGCCATAGGTGGCACAGTCAATGTCATCACCAAAGAGCCGCAACACAACGGCTATATGATCGGCGGAAAAGTAGGAACGATTGACGGCAAGTCCTTTGATCGAAATATGAATTTCAACACATCAATTGTCGGAGAAGAAGGCAATTCAGGACTATACCTGTACGGGTCTTATCGATCTCGCGACCCTTGGAATGCAAACCCGGACGATATATATTACGATGAAGACGATGTCAATCAAGAAAATCCAAAAAAAGACGATTTCACAGAAATTACTCAACTTGAAAGCTTGACAGCAGGGTTCAAATCCTTTTACAAATTTGGCGAGAGAAAAAGCTTGAAAATCGGAGCTACAGTTACCAACGAAAAAAGAAGAGGCGGAAACAAACTGGATATGGCTCCGCATTTATCCGATATCACTGAACAGCTAGAGCACAACATCATAGGCGGAGATATCAATTATGACTGGACTTCTGCAGACAACAAAACTTCCATCAATGCCTACACCGCCGGCCGTCTAGTGGAACGAGACAGTTACTATGGCGCCGAAATGCAAAAAGACGCTTATGGAGATTCGAAAAGCACCAACATCGTAAGCGGAGTTCAAATGAACAACAAAATCGGCAAAGTCCTTTTCGGACAGTCCACACTTACTTCCGGTGTTGAGCATTCATACGAAGATATACTGGATAGAAAAAAATCTTACTATGACGAGGATGAAAATGCTTATGTCCCTGCGCTTATCGTATCTCAGCAACATATTAATA
The Aureibacter tunicatorum DNA segment above includes these coding regions:
- a CDS encoding TonB-dependent receptor, with protein sequence MLVAFAYAFTSYADGNLKGHIVSKNEQEHVSYASVLIKDLNIGGSTDEQGHFTINNIPEGTYTIIISALGYKTIEKSVTIKDDNTADIHFNLEEDLFKMEDVVVSATKTSRSRKDISAVVNVLDMSTFENTSSVNLAEGLNFVPGVRTETTCGNCGSTSLRLNGLEGSYTQILMDSRPVFSGLAGVYGLEQIPASMIERVEVVRGGGSVLFGSNAIGGTVNVITKEPQHNGYMIGGKVGTIDGKSFDRNMNFNTSIVGEEGNSGLYLYGSYRSRDPWNANPDDIYYDEDDVNQENPKKDDFTEITQLESLTAGFKSFYKFGERKSLKIGATVTNEKRRGGNKLDMAPHLSDITEQLEHNIIGGDINYDWTSADNKTSINAYTAGRLVERDSYYGAEMQKDAYGDSKSTNIVSGVQMNNKIGKVLFGQSTLTSGVEHSYEDILDRKKSYYDEDENAYVPALIVSQQHINTFGAFIQNEWTSEKFNLLAGVRLDHVRIRDEVNADSPEKTVTSFNPRINGKYKITPDMQLRAGFSTGFRAPQIFDEDLHIEMAGARAIRNVLDPNLQQERSFSYTFAWDWETYIGSWQAYFLVEGFHTIIKDPFYSQFMETEEGSGEYIFWKSNSEFDQRVSGVNMEWRLSPDPRFNLQGDLTIQEAKFTGANPWGEEDQSVSDRILRTPNTYGSISANYSPYKKLMFSVSGIYTGEMLVPHLPGGYMNGKLNENERLVETDPFFDMSIKATYDFSLLNDLTLQVGGGVKNVFNSYQKSFDAGPGKDAGFVYGPANPTMYFLEVKLGNLW